The following DNA comes from Paenibacillus crassostreae.
ACCGAAATCGAAGGTTATCAATTCATTCCCTTGAATAACACGTTCACTTGCTACACCATGTGGCATTGAAGAACGTTCACCAGAAGCAACAATGGTATCAAAAGAAGATGATGTTGCACCATGACTACGCATATAAAATTCCATGGCTAGATCAACTTCACGCTCTGTCATACCCGGTTTCACAACACCCAAAATATAACTGAATGTGTCATCAGCGAGATCTGCTGCACGTTGCATGATCTTCATTTCTTCCTCGTCTTTGAACATCCGGAGTTGTTCAACTAAACCCTTAACAGGAACCAAATTAATCTCAGGCTGTAACTGCTCCTTATAGGTACTATAGGCGCTATAAGACACATCGTCTTGTTCAAAACCAAGTTGATCTATTTTACTGCTAATTAATAACTCTTTCACATTATCTATGACGCGAATACCGTGTTCGACAACTGTGAAGCCTTTTGCTTGTTGTTGAGCTTGAGTCATATAACGGAAATCTGTTAGTAAGTATGCATTAGATAACGTAACCAGAACATATCCTGATGAACCAGTAAATCCTGTTAAATAACGACGATTAATGGAACTTGTTATAAATACAGCCTCTAGGTTCATCTTTTGCATAACTTCTCTCAACTTAAGTACTCTTAAATTTCCCATGATGCGATCTCCCTTTCTAACACTACTAAGGAGAGCAACATACTACTGTCCCTGATCTTCCAAATGCCGTAACAGTGCAATCAATCCAAGTTCATAGCTTGTTGCACCGAATCCAGCAATCTGCCCAATGGCAACTGGGGCAATCACAGACGTATGTCGAAAAGGCTCTCTTGAGTGAATATTGGATAAGTGTACCTCTACTGTTGGAATGCGTACAGAACTAATTGCATCGCGTATTGCATAACTATAATGAGTCAATGCTCCAGGATTAAGAATAATTCCATCTGCCGTTCCCATAGCTTCATGAATCCAATCGATCATGACGCCTTCATGATTTGATTGATAGAAAGCAACATTCACATCTAGAACACTTGCTTGTTTCCGAATGTTATCTTCAATTGTATGTAAGTTTTGTGACCCGTAAATTCCAGGCTCTCTCACTCCCAAAAGATTGAGGTTCGGTCCATTAATCACCCATATCGTTGTCAAAATGATATTCCCACCCTTATTATCAAATAACCATCTGCTATTTTACCATAAGAAATATGCTCTTGAGAAGTTATTTCGACATCAACTCTCCACTTCGTTAGGTTCTCTCATTCTTTCATCTGTAAATTCCATGGCAATCGTATAGCCTATAAACAATCCCCACAAAAGATATAAGCAAAATTCGCTGATAATTGTCGTAGCAGTCAGAGCTGATAGTGGCTTGACCATATTGAACAACGGACCAAACAACATAAAGACAAGTAGCCACCATATGATTCCATAAATCACTCCTGGCCAGGGTCCATTCATCTTTCGAAACAATGATACATAAAGCATAGAAACCAAAATTGAAAATACAATAAAAGCTAATAAACCTATAAGATGTCCCGCACCACTATTTAAAAACTCATGTTTAAAAAAAGGTTCTACTAAATATGCTGGAATAATCTTCGTAAATTTCAAAACATAAAAAAACCAATGTATCGTCCCCCAAAATAAACCTGCAAAGAAACCCAACTCTATTGCAAAAGGAATCACGCTGGTATATGTATTATTCTTCTCTTGATGTTGATTCATGACCAAGTCCTCCTCACGATATGACTAATACTCCATTTTACTCAATGCATAGTATGTACATATCATGTGTGAGTAAACCACAATATCCTTATGAATTATTGTTGGTAAGCAATGAAACTAGATATTGGTGCTAAAATTCTATACAATAGAATTAAAATAAACCAACTTAGGGATGGTGAAATGGTTGCCTCAAGATTCTAGTACTGTCAGTTATGGTGGCCAAGCTGTCATAGAAGGCGTAATGTTTGGCGGAAAAAATATCAATGTCACCGCAGTAAGACGGAAAAGCAATGAAATTACTTTTTTAGAAGTTCCTCGTGAGGATAAATCCTGGGTGAAGAAACTGCGTAAAATCCCTCTTATTCGTGGTGTTGTCAGTATTATAGATTCTAGTGCTAAGGGATCCAAACACTTGAATTACTCAGCAGATGCCTATGCAGATGATGAGATTGACCCAGAAGAACGTACCAAGCAGAAAGAAAAAGAAGAATCCGGATTAAGTTTATCGATGATGATTGGTGTTGCTGCAGTTGGTGTGCTCTCTTTTATCGTTAGTAAGCTAATCTTTACACTTGTACCGGTGTTTCTTGAAGACTTCATATTCGGTGGGTTGTTTGATAACTATATTCTGCATAACTTAGTAGAAGGTGTTATCAAACTTACACTGTTACTTGTATATCTTTGGGCGATTACCTTAACTCCCGTTGTAAAGCGACTATTCCAATATCATGGTGCAGAACATAAAGTTATATCTACCTATGAAGCAGGAGATGAATTGACAGTCGCTAATGTACAGAAGCATAGCCGTCTACATTATCGTTGTGGTAGTAGCTTTATGATGCTTACCATCGTGTTGGGCGTTCTTATCTATTCACTCGTACCATGGGATAATATGTTGGATCGTGTTATGCAACGTATTATTTTATTACCTGTCGTGATTGCCGTTTCCTTTGAATTCTTGAAGCTCACGAATGCCTTAAGAGAAACTCCCGTTTTACGGTATCTCGGCTACCCTGGACTATGGTTACAACTACTCACTACTAAGGAACCTTTAGATGAACAAGTAGAAGTTTCTATTGCTTCTTTTAACCGCATGAGAGAACTCGATGTTGAACTTGAGAAGTCTAAAGTGAATTCCTCGATCAGAAACGGAGTCATAGATGCTGTGAAAGGATGAGGATGCGATGAAGATTCAATCTTTTGTCACGTGGACAGTAATCGTATTAGCAGCCTTAGGATTGTTAAGCGATATCGTATTAGAGGGTTTCATATTATTAAAGGGTCTGCTCATCCCTGTCGTCGTGTTCATTGTCATATTTCTACTATTTAGATTTTATCAACCTAAACGTTCCAAGGCTTATCCCAAGGTGAAACCATCTCTCAAAACGATGGAAAAAGTTTCTGGAATCAAGAAAAACTCATCGGGTATATCATCAAAAAAACATAAAAATTATCCTTTTCAAGTCATTGAAGGACAAAAAGGAAAGCAGGATGACGATACACCTAAATATCATTAAACTTTTCTATACCAGTAAAATAAAAAGCAGGCAATCGCTAAATCTTAAGGGATTTCAGCGATTGCCTGCTTTTTCACTTACAACACCTTACCATCAACCCTTCCAATGGCCAAAAAACTTATTTCCTGCCTCATATCCTGATGCGAACAATGACATACTTTCTTCCTTCGTTATATGAAAATTTGTAGTAGTGACGCCTAGAGTAGGAATCTTAATCGTCCGAAAACTTTTATCTTGCTCGATATATCGTTCATCATGGGCTGATAACATCGTCTCAACCATCGCTTGAAGCATACTGAATGGGCCTCGAATTCGGCGAGGTACACCTTCATTCTTACCTACCA
Coding sequences within:
- a CDS encoding M24 family metallopeptidase; translation: MGNLRVLKLREVMQKMNLEAVFITSSINRRYLTGFTGSSGYVLVTLSNAYLLTDFRYMTQAQQQAKGFTVVEHGIRVIDNVKELLISSKIDQLGFEQDDVSYSAYSTYKEQLQPEINLVPVKGLVEQLRMFKDEEEMKIMQRAADLADDTFSYILGVVKPGMTEREVDLAMEFYMRSHGATSSSFDTIVASGERSSMPHGVASERVIQGNELITFDFGALLDGYCSDVTRTIALGNPKPVLKEIYDIVLEAQLHTLTNIKSGMTGREADALARDIITKYGYGDQFGHSTGHGLGMEVHESPRLSKLSDDILQPGMVVTVEPGIYLPGIGGVRIEDDILITETGIEILTHSSKDYTVLNS
- a CDS encoding DUF1385 domain-containing protein: MPQDSSTVSYGGQAVIEGVMFGGKNINVTAVRRKSNEITFLEVPREDKSWVKKLRKIPLIRGVVSIIDSSAKGSKHLNYSADAYADDEIDPEERTKQKEKEESGLSLSMMIGVAAVGVLSFIVSKLIFTLVPVFLEDFIFGGLFDNYILHNLVEGVIKLTLLLVYLWAITLTPVVKRLFQYHGAEHKVISTYEAGDELTVANVQKHSRLHYRCGSSFMMLTIVLGVLIYSLVPWDNMLDRVMQRIILLPVVIAVSFEFLKLTNALRETPVLRYLGYPGLWLQLLTTKEPLDEQVEVSIASFNRMRELDVELEKSKVNSSIRNGVIDAVKG
- the aroQ gene encoding type II 3-dehydroquinate dehydratase; protein product: MTTIWVINGPNLNLLGVREPGIYGSQNLHTIEDNIRKQASVLDVNVAFYQSNHEGVMIDWIHEAMGTADGIILNPGALTHYSYAIRDAISSVRIPTVEVHLSNIHSREPFRHTSVIAPVAIGQIAGFGATSYELGLIALLRHLEDQGQ
- a CDS encoding YqhR family membrane protein, producing MNQHQEKNNTYTSVIPFAIELGFFAGLFWGTIHWFFYVLKFTKIIPAYLVEPFFKHEFLNSGAGHLIGLLAFIVFSILVSMLYVSLFRKMNGPWPGVIYGIIWWLLVFMLFGPLFNMVKPLSALTATTIISEFCLYLLWGLFIGYTIAMEFTDERMREPNEVES